A window from Deltaproteobacteria bacterium encodes these proteins:
- a CDS encoding TPM domain-containing protein, with protein MVGTTYNLAKFVALYGNRSQVKTRHALLVCLLLAALVSSAWALPVPPRPQGRVSDYTNTLTASQIAELERQLARFEQQTSNQIAVVLIPTLEGDSLEDFSIRLAEAWKIGQKGRDNGVILLIVMKDRKIRIEVGYGLEGVLPDSLAGDIIRRVIGPRFRQGLYYEGIRDGISAIMAATRGEYQPLGRSSRKPARGSSLLWLLFPLFFFISAIFSGFRRRRYYSGRRTGGFFFGGPFWWGGGFGGGFGGGGFGGGFSGGGGGFGGGGASGGW; from the coding sequence ATGGTGGGAACTACTTATAACCTTGCCAAATTTGTGGCGCTATACGGGAATCGGTCGCAAGTGAAAACACGGCATGCACTGCTGGTTTGTTTGCTGCTCGCTGCCCTTGTCAGTTCTGCCTGGGCATTGCCAGTACCTCCAAGACCACAGGGCAGGGTGTCCGATTACACCAACACCCTGACAGCCAGCCAGATAGCTGAACTGGAGCGCCAGCTCGCCCGGTTTGAGCAACAGACTTCAAACCAGATCGCGGTTGTCCTCATCCCCACCCTTGAAGGGGACAGCCTGGAAGATTTTTCCATCCGCCTGGCAGAAGCCTGGAAGATCGGCCAGAAAGGGCGGGACAATGGCGTCATTCTGCTCATTGTCATGAAGGATCGCAAGATCCGCATCGAAGTGGGTTACGGCCTGGAAGGCGTGCTTCCGGACAGCCTGGCCGGCGACATAATCAGACGGGTAATAGGCCCACGTTTTCGCCAAGGCCTCTATTACGAGGGCATCCGCGATGGCATTTCCGCTATTATGGCCGCAACCCGGGGAGAATATCAACCACTTGGGCGCAGTTCGCGAAAACCAGCAAGAGGCTCGTCTCTTCTCTGGCTGTTATTCCCCTTGTTTTTCTTTATTTCTGCCATATTCAGTGGCTTTCGCCGCAGGCGTTATTATTCTGGCCGCAGGACCGGAGGCTTCTTTTTCGGCGGTCCCTTCTGGTGGGGTGGCGGCTTCGGCGGCGGTTTTGGCGGCGGCGGCTTCGGCGGTGGATTCAGCGGCGGCGGTGGCGGCTTCGGCGGCGGCGGGGCAAGCGGTGGCTGGTAG
- a CDS encoding methyltransferase domain-containing protein, translating into MNYRHIAMPAQDLEKMLEEIAASAWRPAGLSEVAARRLGRSPVFRAEDEQVILRLILPGLQASPWHVQLCRSMKKRLWDEVYKVVTMRKMLNWLARAGCCLPRDLHFLDIGCGRGGLPVAFLANGFKAVGLDLRYRNCRIAQVRGQRYNLSVPLTVAAAETLPFKTHSFDVISLFGVLEHVDNPVKVLQELHRVCKPSGGCVLTVVNRLAHLDPHYQLWGLNFLPQRLAHLYISRRGREMRSVRDRQTIEDMHYFTYSGFQKLAESVGFRVRDAEEPAQAGRCCLHRLARKTSLGFNQFAVVLLPG; encoded by the coding sequence GTGAATTACAGGCACATTGCCATGCCCGCTCAAGACCTCGAGAAAATGCTAGAAGAGATCGCCGCCTCTGCCTGGCGTCCAGCTGGGCTGAGTGAGGTGGCAGCCCGGCGCCTCGGCCGTTCTCCCGTGTTTCGCGCCGAGGATGAGCAAGTCATCTTGCGGCTGATACTGCCTGGCCTGCAGGCCAGTCCCTGGCATGTTCAGCTCTGCCGTTCTATGAAGAAGAGGCTCTGGGACGAAGTCTACAAGGTTGTTACCATGAGGAAAATGCTCAACTGGCTTGCCAGGGCCGGCTGCTGCCTGCCTCGCGACCTGCACTTTCTTGATATTGGCTGCGGCCGAGGCGGCCTGCCAGTAGCTTTCCTGGCAAATGGCTTCAAGGCTGTGGGCCTTGATCTCCGCTACAGAAACTGCCGGATCGCCCAGGTTCGCGGCCAGAGGTACAACCTCTCAGTACCATTGACTGTTGCCGCTGCAGAAACACTGCCTTTCAAAACTCACAGTTTCGATGTCATATCTCTTTTTGGAGTGCTGGAGCATGTCGACAATCCTGTGAAGGTGCTGCAAGAACTGCACAGAGTTTGCAAGCCTTCAGGGGGGTGTGTACTCACGGTGGTAAATCGGCTGGCGCATCTGGATCCCCACTACCAGCTGTGGGGCCTCAACTTTTTGCCTCAAAGACTGGCGCACCTCTACATCAGCAGGCGAGGCCGTGAAATGCGCTCGGTGCGCGACAGGCAAACCATTGAAGACATGCACTATTTCACCTATTCAGGCTTCCAGAAGCTGGCAGAGTCAGTGGGCTTTCGGGTGCGTGATGCCGAAGAGCCAGCTCAGGCGGGCCGTTGTTGCCTGCACCGGCTGGCAAGAAAAACCTCTCTGGGCTTCAACCAGTTCGCCGTGGTGCTGCTGCCCGGCTGA
- a CDS encoding PaaI family thioesterase: MEQTALSRLRRHIQQEPYAASLGIKLRQLEQGRAVVEMTCTAAMENIFQMTHGGAIFSLIDEAFQAACNSHGTVAVALNINVTYHRAAVQGCTLLAEAREVHRTRRTASYHITVLDHQQRLVASCQALAYRKAEPHPFIDKDRHI; this comes from the coding sequence ATGGAACAGACGGCTCTCTCCCGCTTGCGCCGCCACATTCAACAGGAACCCTACGCGGCAAGCCTCGGCATCAAGCTGCGCCAGCTGGAACAAGGCCGCGCCGTGGTTGAAATGACCTGCACTGCTGCCATGGAAAATATCTTCCAGATGACACACGGCGGAGCCATCTTCAGCTTGATAGACGAGGCATTCCAGGCGGCGTGCAACTCTCACGGAACCGTTGCCGTAGCCCTGAACATCAATGTCACCTATCATCGGGCTGCTGTACAGGGCTGCACCTTGCTGGCAGAAGCGCGCGAGGTTCACCGGACGCGCAGGACAGCCAGCTACCACATCACAGTCCTTGACCATCAGCAACGGCTGGTGGCGAGCTGCCAGGCCCTGGCCTACAGAAAAGCAGAGCCGCACCCATTCATTGACAAAGACCGTCACATTTGA
- a CDS encoding RidA family protein, which produces MDKEDLLAGHLGQFSLDGGEIVEKEVIKTGGAPAAIGPYSQGIRAGGMVFVAGQIPLDPSTGELIEGDIQQQTRRVLRNLEAVLVAAGSSLEKVVKTTVFLGDMKDFPLMNRTYEEFFPQQPPARACVEVSRLPRDAAVEIEAVAVA; this is translated from the coding sequence ATGGACAAAGAGGATTTACTCGCAGGGCATCTGGGACAATTTTCTCTGGATGGAGGTGAAATAGTGGAAAAGGAAGTGATAAAGACTGGAGGGGCGCCGGCAGCCATTGGCCCCTATTCGCAGGGGATACGTGCAGGCGGCATGGTTTTCGTGGCGGGACAGATTCCTCTGGATCCTTCCACAGGAGAATTGATCGAGGGTGACATTCAGCAGCAGACCAGGAGGGTTTTGCGCAACCTGGAAGCGGTGCTGGTTGCCGCGGGCAGTTCCCTGGAAAAGGTGGTGAAGACCACGGTGTTTCTTGGCGATATGAAAGATTTCCCTCTGATGAACAGGACATACGAGGAATTTTTTCCACAACAACCGCCAGCGCGGGCGTGTGTAGAAGTGTCTCGGCTTCCCAGGGATGCGGCTGTGGAGATCGAGGCTGTAGCCGTGGCCTAG
- a CDS encoding aspartate carbamoyltransferase catalytic subunit, with protein sequence MGLATKDLLGIEQLSVEEIELILDTAEAFKELSTREIKKAPTLRGKTIITLFYEPSTRTRASFEIAAKRLSADSLNISASTSSVVKGETLIDTARNLEAMNPDIVIIRHSAAGAPHMLAKLLRPSIINAGDGAHEHPTQALLDMMTIREKKGRIADLEVAIVGDIAHSRVARSNIYGLTKMGARVAVAGPAMMLPRDIHRLGVQVYSTIEEAISGADIIMMLRVQFEREKEQIFPSIREYASYFSLNRDNIGLAKDDVLVMHPGPMNRGVEIASDIADGPWSIILDQVTNGVAVRMALLYLLAGGKHETPSEERHHH encoded by the coding sequence ATGGGGTTAGCGACTAAAGACCTTCTGGGCATAGAGCAGCTCAGCGTGGAAGAAATCGAGCTAATTCTGGACACAGCCGAGGCCTTCAAGGAACTGTCAACCAGGGAGATCAAGAAGGCCCCCACACTGCGAGGCAAAACTATTATCACTCTTTTTTACGAGCCGAGTACCCGAACGAGAGCCTCTTTTGAAATTGCTGCCAAGAGGCTCAGTGCGGACTCTCTCAATATATCAGCCTCAACGAGCAGCGTGGTGAAGGGGGAGACCCTGATAGATACGGCCAGGAATCTGGAGGCAATGAATCCTGACATCGTGATCATCAGGCACAGTGCTGCCGGGGCCCCCCATATGCTGGCGAAGCTGCTGAGACCTTCCATAATCAATGCAGGCGATGGCGCCCATGAGCATCCCACCCAGGCCTTGCTGGATATGATGACCATAAGGGAGAAAAAGGGCAGAATTGCCGACCTCGAGGTTGCCATAGTTGGTGACATTGCTCACAGCAGGGTTGCTCGTTCCAATATCTACGGCCTGACCAAAATGGGGGCCCGGGTAGCAGTGGCAGGTCCGGCAATGATGCTGCCGCGTGACATCCACAGACTGGGTGTGCAGGTGTATTCCACCATTGAAGAGGCGATCAGCGGCGCCGATATCATCATGATGCTGCGAGTGCAGTTCGAGAGAGAAAAGGAGCAGATATTTCCGTCCATAAGGGAATACGCCAGCTACTTCAGTCTGAACAGAGACAATATTGGCCTGGCCAAGGATGATGTGCTGGTGATGCACCCCGGGCCAATGAACAGAGGCGTAGAAATCGCCAGTGATATTGCTGATGGACCGTGGTCGATAATTCTTGATCAGGTCACCAATGGGGTGGCGGTGAGAATGGCTCTTCTTTACCTGCTTGCAGGAGGTAAGCATGAAACTCCTTCTGAAGAACGGCACCATCATTGA
- a CDS encoding dihydroorotase: MKLLLKNGTIIDPSQNMHQQGDLLLLDGKIAALGAAAARAAEGVADLQTIEVTGKAVVPGLIDMHTHLREPGFEYKETIRTGSEAAVAGGFTSVACMPNTDPVNDNRSVTEFILQQARQCGLANVYPVAALSKASEGRTLTEFADLRDAGAVAFSDDGNPVIRSAVMRRALEYAYSLGMPVISHCEDRGLAADGVMHEGLVATRLGLRGMPSIAEDVMVARDIAIAEYTNTAVHIAHVSTRGAVQLIRDAKDRGVQVTAEATPHHFTLTDEALAEFDTNAKVNPPLRAMEDVEAIQQGLKDGTIEVIASDHAPHSPLEKEVEFDYAAFGMVGLETAFSLSLRLVLDKVLTLDQLVQKMSCNPARILNLAKGTLAVGSDADVTVFDLESEWTVTASRLRSKSKNTPFDGWTIPGRVLYTIVGGEIKYQASES, from the coding sequence ATGAAACTCCTTCTGAAGAACGGCACCATCATTGATCCCTCTCAGAACATGCACCAGCAGGGAGATCTGCTGCTGCTGGACGGCAAGATAGCTGCGCTGGGAGCTGCGGCAGCAAGAGCAGCGGAGGGTGTTGCTGATCTGCAGACAATAGAGGTCACGGGCAAAGCAGTGGTGCCTGGACTGATTGATATGCACACTCACCTGCGCGAGCCCGGATTCGAGTACAAGGAAACAATCCGCACTGGCAGTGAAGCAGCTGTAGCAGGGGGATTCACCTCCGTCGCCTGTATGCCGAATACGGATCCTGTAAATGACAATCGTTCGGTGACGGAGTTTATTCTGCAGCAGGCCAGGCAATGCGGTCTGGCTAATGTCTATCCTGTAGCTGCTCTCAGCAAAGCATCTGAAGGGCGCACCCTTACGGAATTCGCGGATTTGCGGGACGCTGGGGCGGTGGCCTTTTCTGATGATGGCAATCCGGTTATACGGTCGGCAGTGATGAGAAGGGCCCTGGAATATGCCTATTCACTGGGTATGCCTGTAATCTCCCACTGTGAAGACAGAGGCCTGGCAGCAGATGGCGTCATGCACGAGGGACTGGTGGCCACCAGGCTGGGTTTGCGGGGCATGCCGAGCATTGCCGAAGACGTCATGGTGGCCAGGGATATTGCCATCGCGGAGTATACCAACACTGCAGTACACATAGCCCACGTCAGCACTAGAGGTGCGGTGCAGTTGATCAGAGATGCAAAGGACAGAGGCGTTCAGGTAACGGCCGAAGCCACCCCGCACCACTTCACCCTTACTGACGAGGCCCTGGCCGAGTTCGACACCAATGCCAAGGTGAATCCTCCTCTGCGTGCCATGGAGGACGTGGAGGCGATCCAGCAGGGGCTCAAAGACGGCACAATCGAGGTCATTGCCAGCGACCATGCACCTCATTCACCACTGGAAAAGGAGGTGGAGTTTGACTATGCTGCCTTTGGCATGGTGGGGCTGGAAACCGCCTTCTCCCTGAGCCTCAGACTGGTGCTGGACAAAGTGTTGACTCTCGACCAGCTGGTGCAGAAGATGAGCTGCAATCCTGCCCGCATCCTGAATCTTGCCAAGGGTACGCTGGCAGTGGGCTCAGATGCAGACGTCACCGTCTTTGACCTCGAGAGTGAATGGACGGTAACAGCCAGCCGTCTGCGCTCGAAGAGCAAGAATACTCCCTTTGACGGCTGGACCATTCCCGGCAGGGTGCTCTATACCATTGTGGGAGGCGAGATCAAGTACCAGGCCTCTGAGAGCTGA
- a CDS encoding Glu/Leu/Phe/Val dehydrogenase, translated as MSGQQNPREIALSQLDLVARHVNLDSAIHKRFRKPVRCFIVSIPIRLDDGSVEVFTGYRVHHNTSRGPAKGGIRYHPDVNLDEVIALAMWMTWKCAVVDIPFGGGKGGVVCNPKEMSRGELQRLTRRYTSELINVFGPQTDIPAPDVYTNPQIMSWIMDTYSVSVGYAEPGVVTGKPLAVGGSLGRNEATSRGCVYTIHSLLKKLSRNIEEETVAVQGYGNVGYNAADIIHDDGAKIVAASDSKGGVYNPRGLDPKALWEFKRQSGSVHGYPDGDAITNEELLELDCSILIPAAMENQITEENADRIKAEIIAEGANGPTTPAADQILHERGKYHLPDILANAGGVTVSYFEWVQGLERYFWSEEEVNSKLKRIMNLAFDNVWDIAQQEKVTMRMAAYILAVKRVSEAMLLRGLYP; from the coding sequence ATGAGTGGTCAGCAAAACCCGCGAGAGATTGCTCTCAGTCAGCTTGATCTGGTAGCAAGGCACGTGAATCTGGACTCCGCCATTCACAAGCGCTTCCGCAAACCAGTGAGGTGTTTCATCGTCTCCATACCCATCAGATTGGATGATGGCTCGGTGGAAGTGTTTACCGGCTACAGGGTGCACCACAACACCTCCAGGGGTCCTGCCAAGGGAGGCATCCGCTACCATCCGGATGTCAACCTGGATGAGGTTATTGCCCTGGCGATGTGGATGACCTGGAAATGCGCCGTGGTTGACATTCCGTTCGGCGGCGGCAAAGGCGGGGTTGTTTGCAATCCCAAAGAGATGTCTCGGGGTGAACTGCAGCGGTTGACCAGAAGATACACCTCCGAGTTGATCAATGTCTTCGGTCCGCAAACAGACATCCCGGCGCCTGATGTTTACACCAATCCCCAGATCATGTCCTGGATCATGGACACCTACAGTGTCTCTGTGGGCTACGCCGAACCTGGTGTAGTGACAGGCAAGCCCCTGGCCGTGGGAGGGTCGCTGGGGAGAAACGAGGCCACCAGTCGTGGCTGCGTGTACACCATCCATTCCCTGCTCAAGAAGCTGAGTCGGAACATTGAAGAAGAGACGGTGGCAGTGCAGGGATATGGCAACGTGGGCTACAATGCCGCCGACATCATCCACGATGATGGCGCGAAAATTGTGGCGGCCAGCGACAGCAAAGGAGGCGTCTACAACCCCAGAGGTCTCGATCCCAAGGCGCTGTGGGAGTTCAAACGGCAGAGCGGCTCGGTGCATGGCTACCCGGACGGAGATGCCATAACCAATGAAGAGCTACTCGAACTGGACTGCTCGATTCTCATACCCGCGGCAATGGAAAATCAGATTACCGAAGAGAATGCAGACCGCATCAAAGCCGAGATCATCGCTGAAGGCGCGAATGGGCCGACTACGCCAGCCGCAGATCAGATTCTTCATGAGCGGGGCAAGTATCACCTGCCCGACATTCTTGCCAATGCCGGTGGGGTGACCGTGTCCTATTTCGAGTGGGTGCAGGGGCTGGAACGCTATTTCTGGAGCGAAGAAGAAGTGAACTCCAAGCTGAAGCGCATTATGAACCTGGCCTTCGACAATGTCTGGGATATTGCTCAACAGGAAAAGGTGACTATGAGGATGGCCGCATACATCCTGGCTGTGAAGCGGGTCAGCGAGGCCATGTTGCTGCGTGGTCTCTATCCATAG
- the dnaE gene encoding DNA polymerase III subunit alpha codes for MKTTEFNHLHVHSEYSLLDGAIRIKDMMKAARQFGMTAVALTDHGNMYGALEFYEEANKQGVKPILGCEVYVAPKSRLDRGSGNAKERNFHLILLAENNTGYGNLMQLVTKANFEGFYYKPRVDKELLARHHEGLIAFSACLHGEIASHLLAGSYSRAENAAAEYRDIFGRDNFYLELQANGIREQELVNRDLQHLHKRTGIPLVASNDCHYLKPEDARAHDVLLCIQTGKTVSDEKRMRFSTNELFFKSPAEMAAYFVEVPEALANTVAIAERCTVELELGRYHFPHFPLAEEESPESCFEQAVYEGFARRLEKLRRGKESFTGEKEEEYRQRLAHEIAVIKKMGFSTYFLIVADFVNFAKKNRIPVGPGRGSAAGSLVAYCLGITDLDPIAHGLIFERFLNEERLSLPDIDVDFCIKGRDRVLQYVSERYGKERVAQIITFGTMQARAVIRDVGRALGMSYGEVDRIAKLIPASMHMTLERAFKEEPRLQELAREAGLQELFAAARSLEGLTRHASTHAAGVVISDKPIVEYMPLYKGTKGEVVTQYSMKYVEKAGLIKFDFLGLRNLTVIDNAIQLIEKNHGISVDILNIPMDDRLTYELLCRGDTTGVFQLESSGMRDLAARLRPENFNDIIALIALYRPGPLESGMVNDFIRAKHGEMEVSYEIEALRDILQDTYGVILYQEQVMKIASVLANYTLGEADILRRAMGKKIPEVMAAQRDRFLSGARENGIDLDKAAHIFDLMEKFAGYGFNKSHSAAYALIAYQTAYLKAHYPLEFMAALLNSFLGNSDNLVKLLNECRDKGLQVLPPDVNLSEWEFTVVGDSIRFGLGAVKNVGAGAVDSIVEARQEGPFLSLYDFCERVDLQKVNRRVLESLIKCGSFDSLHPRRSQVFAALDEAMDMAQAIQKDRLSGQMSMFGTFARQSPERTPPLPEVPAWTSREKLAMEKEALGFYVSGHPLNDYQKELAAFDVADTSILAEKKDGSQVTLCGIKGVLKEITTKRGDRMAFLTLEDRQGSVEVVLFSDVYRQNRECLERDEPLLIMGTVQQEEKGTKVIGQRLFCLSEAREKLIRAIRLRLNAEALDKANLQDLKAILERHRGDCVTYLHMSTGPQCEAVIRLADNLRVKPDQSFVAEVNQYFGEKVVSTVLINGNDHPRNFPPRKKARRNGNYRRHVR; via the coding sequence ATGAAAACCACTGAGTTCAATCATCTGCACGTGCACAGCGAGTATAGCCTCCTGGACGGGGCTATCCGCATCAAGGATATGATGAAGGCCGCCCGCCAATTCGGCATGACTGCGGTGGCCCTCACAGACCACGGCAACATGTACGGCGCCCTGGAGTTTTACGAGGAGGCCAACAAGCAGGGAGTGAAGCCAATTCTCGGCTGCGAGGTGTATGTGGCTCCCAAGAGCAGGTTGGACCGGGGCAGCGGCAATGCCAAGGAACGGAACTTTCATCTCATTCTGCTGGCGGAAAACAACACTGGCTATGGCAATCTCATGCAGCTGGTCACCAAGGCGAACTTCGAGGGGTTTTACTACAAGCCGCGGGTCGACAAGGAGCTGCTTGCCAGGCATCACGAGGGCCTCATTGCCTTTTCCGCCTGTCTGCACGGGGAGATAGCCTCTCACCTGCTGGCTGGGAGTTACAGCCGGGCAGAAAATGCTGCCGCAGAGTACCGCGATATTTTCGGTCGGGACAACTTCTATCTGGAACTGCAGGCAAACGGCATTCGCGAGCAGGAGCTGGTAAACCGCGACTTGCAACACTTGCACAAAAGAACAGGCATTCCACTGGTGGCCTCCAATGATTGCCACTATCTCAAGCCGGAGGATGCCAGGGCGCATGACGTGCTTCTCTGCATTCAGACAGGAAAGACAGTCTCGGATGAGAAAAGGATGCGCTTTTCCACCAATGAGCTGTTTTTCAAGTCCCCTGCAGAAATGGCGGCCTATTTTGTTGAGGTGCCCGAGGCCCTGGCCAACACCGTGGCCATTGCCGAGCGGTGCACAGTGGAACTGGAACTGGGGCGCTATCACTTTCCTCACTTTCCCCTGGCAGAGGAAGAGTCTCCAGAGTCCTGTTTTGAACAGGCAGTGTATGAAGGTTTTGCCAGGCGGCTCGAGAAGCTCAGGCGCGGCAAGGAGAGTTTCACCGGAGAAAAGGAGGAGGAGTATCGCCAGCGGCTTGCCCATGAAATCGCTGTGATCAAGAAAATGGGTTTTTCCACCTATTTCCTCATTGTTGCCGATTTTGTCAATTTTGCCAAAAAGAACCGCATACCCGTGGGTCCAGGCCGAGGGTCCGCTGCCGGCAGTCTGGTGGCCTACTGCCTGGGCATTACCGATCTGGATCCCATTGCCCACGGCCTCATTTTCGAACGTTTTCTCAACGAAGAACGTCTGAGCCTGCCTGATATAGACGTTGATTTTTGTATCAAAGGCAGAGATCGGGTGCTGCAGTATGTTTCGGAGAGATACGGCAAGGAGCGGGTTGCCCAGATCATTACCTTCGGCACCATGCAGGCGAGGGCGGTCATTCGCGACGTGGGTCGTGCTCTGGGCATGTCCTACGGCGAAGTGGACAGGATAGCAAAGCTCATTCCAGCAAGTATGCACATGACGCTGGAGAGGGCGTTCAAAGAGGAGCCCCGCTTGCAAGAGTTAGCCAGGGAAGCTGGCCTGCAGGAACTTTTCGCTGCTGCTCGTTCCCTGGAGGGCCTGACCAGACACGCATCTACGCATGCCGCTGGTGTGGTCATATCAGACAAGCCAATAGTGGAGTACATGCCCCTCTACAAAGGGACCAAGGGTGAGGTGGTGACGCAATATTCCATGAAATACGTGGAAAAGGCTGGTCTGATAAAGTTCGATTTTCTCGGTCTGCGAAATCTCACGGTCATTGATAATGCCATCCAGCTCATCGAAAAGAATCATGGCATCTCTGTCGACATCCTCAACATCCCGATGGACGACAGGCTCACCTATGAGCTTCTCTGCCGGGGCGATACAACCGGGGTATTTCAATTGGAAAGCTCTGGTATGCGGGACCTGGCAGCGCGTCTGCGGCCAGAAAATTTTAATGACATTATAGCCCTGATTGCTCTCTATCGGCCGGGACCGCTTGAGAGCGGCATGGTGAATGATTTTATCAGGGCAAAGCACGGCGAGATGGAGGTGAGCTACGAAATTGAAGCCCTGCGCGACATTCTGCAGGACACCTACGGCGTGATTCTCTACCAGGAACAGGTCATGAAGATAGCCAGTGTGCTCGCCAACTACACCCTGGGCGAAGCTGACATTCTCAGGAGGGCCATGGGCAAAAAGATTCCCGAGGTGATGGCAGCACAGAGGGATCGTTTTCTCTCCGGGGCCAGGGAAAACGGTATTGATCTGGACAAGGCAGCTCACATCTTCGACCTCATGGAAAAATTCGCCGGCTACGGCTTCAACAAATCTCACAGTGCAGCCTACGCACTCATCGCCTACCAGACTGCTTATCTTAAAGCTCACTACCCACTGGAGTTTATGGCAGCCCTGTTGAACAGCTTCCTCGGCAATTCGGACAACCTGGTAAAACTGCTCAACGAATGCCGGGACAAAGGGTTGCAGGTTTTGCCCCCGGATGTAAATCTGAGTGAGTGGGAATTTACGGTGGTTGGCGACTCGATTCGCTTCGGGCTGGGCGCCGTCAAGAATGTAGGTGCTGGGGCGGTAGACAGCATAGTGGAGGCTCGGCAGGAAGGCCCTTTTCTCTCCCTTTATGATTTCTGCGAAAGAGTCGATCTGCAAAAGGTAAACCGACGTGTGCTCGAGAGCCTCATCAAGTGCGGCAGTTTCGATTCCCTGCATCCCAGGAGAAGCCAGGTTTTTGCCGCCCTGGACGAGGCCATGGACATGGCCCAGGCAATTCAGAAAGATCGGCTCAGTGGACAGATGAGCATGTTTGGCACCTTTGCCAGGCAGTCGCCTGAACGCACGCCTCCTCTCCCCGAGGTGCCGGCCTGGACAAGCAGGGAAAAGCTTGCCATGGAGAAGGAGGCTCTAGGCTTCTATGTCAGCGGCCATCCGCTGAACGACTACCAGAAGGAGCTGGCGGCTTTCGATGTGGCGGACACCAGTATCCTTGCAGAGAAAAAGGATGGCTCACAGGTAACCCTCTGCGGCATCAAAGGGGTCCTCAAGGAGATCACCACCAAAAGAGGAGACCGCATGGCCTTTCTCACCCTGGAAGATCGTCAGGGAAGTGTGGAGGTAGTGCTGTTTTCAGACGTCTATCGGCAAAACCGGGAATGTCTCGAACGAGATGAGCCCCTGCTCATCATGGGCACAGTGCAACAAGAAGAAAAGGGAACAAAGGTGATCGGCCAGCGTCTCTTTTGCCTGTCTGAGGCGAGAGAGAAGCTGATAAGGGCGATTCGTCTCAGATTGAATGCCGAGGCTCTGGATAAAGCGAATCTGCAGGACCTCAAAGCCATCCTCGAGCGGCACCGCGGCGACTGCGTCACCTACCTGCACATGAGCACCGGCCCTCAATGCGAAGCTGTCATTCGCCTTGCCGACAACCTGAGAGTGAAGCCGGATCAGAGCTTTGTGGCCGAGGTGAACCAGTACTTCGGTGAAAAAGTGGTGTCCACAGTGCTGATAAACGGCAATGATCATCCCAGGAATTTCCCTCCTAGAAAAAAAGCCCGCCGCAACGGCAATTACCGCAGGCATGTGCGGTAA
- a CDS encoding DUF72 domain-containing protein: MAEIRIGTSGWFYRHWTGRFYPPDLKPSAWLSYYASQFDVVENNSSFYHLPKESTVAGWYRKVPATFRYAVKMSRFVSHVRKLRDVAEPCATFLQRTAGLADKLAVVLVQLPPSFHCDVELLSSFLEQLPESPRFAFEFRHDSWYCQEALTLLSRSNCALCLGHSSRFPAQQTQTANFAYIRFHGPGRLYASNYPDQELSAWARIIEELAAAGRDVYAFFNNDFNAYAVENARTLRTMIFGTADTDR, translated from the coding sequence ATGGCCGAGATTCGCATCGGCACCTCTGGCTGGTTTTACCGCCACTGGACAGGCCGCTTCTATCCCCCAGACCTCAAACCGTCGGCCTGGCTGTCATACTATGCCAGCCAATTTGATGTGGTTGAAAACAACAGTTCTTTCTATCATCTCCCCAAAGAGAGTACTGTGGCCGGCTGGTACCGGAAGGTGCCCGCCACATTCCGCTATGCAGTCAAGATGTCCAGATTCGTAAGCCACGTGCGCAAGCTGCGTGACGTTGCCGAGCCCTGCGCCACCTTTCTGCAAAGAACAGCTGGCCTTGCTGACAAACTGGCAGTTGTCCTGGTGCAACTTCCCCCTTCTTTTCATTGCGACGTGGAACTGCTCTCGAGCTTTCTCGAGCAGCTGCCAGAATCACCTCGTTTTGCCTTTGAATTCCGGCACGACTCCTGGTACTGTCAGGAAGCCCTCACCCTGCTCAGCCGTAGCAACTGCGCCCTCTGCCTGGGTCATTCGAGCAGATTCCCTGCTCAGCAGACGCAAACCGCCAACTTTGCTTACATTCGCTTCCACGGCCCGGGACGGCTTTATGCATCAAACTACCCTGACCAGGAGCTTTCTGCCTGGGCAAGAATCATCGAGGAGCTGGCCGCAGCAGGGCGAGATGTCTATGCTTTTTTTAACAATGATTTCAACGCCTATGCAGTGGAAAATGCCCGCACCCTGCGCACCATGATTTTCGGCACCGCTGATACAGACCGATAA